The Fortiea contorta PCC 7126 genome has a segment encoding these proteins:
- a CDS encoding DUF790 family protein has protein sequence MLPTDLLMHRHNGEEIIPKRLKIDDQQMSLARELINYFQAAVGKTQGELERQLADFEGDTTDYRVKRGLAYILKSSFCTFEVVSPLEPPMLRERVFTLSAKSVPSRESTQQTLSQVADELTRELEREVLPAQVHTGLYADLAENKILTVFDAPTPQDLLNRYNLSQVQGVFYKASQLVLNAHRNVPGEYKLLFRYLKLFQLMAYIEGDADHGFTITIDGPTSLFNPSTRYGLAIAKMIPALLHVTKWSLAATLKNRDTYTNTWRTGRFTLNSECGLVSHYSPGKPYDSMLEASFADKWDALKSDWFLEREVDLIPIPGSVMIPDFRLVHPDGRSYLLEIVGYWRPEYLQKKFSQVRRAGCDNLILAISERLNLEKAGVKLNDVPARIIWFKDKLLPKAVLAVMD, from the coding sequence ATGTTACCAACAGACCTATTGATGCACCGCCACAACGGAGAAGAAATCATCCCGAAGAGGTTGAAGATTGATGACCAACAAATGAGCTTGGCGAGGGAGTTAATTAATTATTTTCAAGCAGCAGTAGGCAAAACTCAAGGTGAACTTGAGCGACAATTAGCAGATTTTGAAGGAGACACCACAGATTATCGCGTCAAGCGGGGTTTAGCTTATATTTTAAAAAGCAGTTTTTGCACATTCGAGGTGGTTAGTCCCTTAGAACCACCGATGTTAAGAGAAAGAGTGTTTACGCTGTCAGCAAAATCAGTTCCCAGTCGAGAATCAACACAGCAAACTTTAAGCCAAGTAGCAGATGAATTAACCCGTGAATTAGAAAGAGAAGTTTTACCAGCACAAGTCCACACCGGACTGTATGCAGATTTAGCAGAAAATAAAATTTTGACAGTTTTTGATGCACCAACACCGCAAGATTTATTAAATCGATATAACCTATCGCAAGTACAAGGCGTGTTTTATAAAGCGAGTCAGTTAGTGTTAAATGCTCACCGCAATGTTCCGGGAGAATATAAGCTATTGTTTCGCTATTTAAAGTTGTTTCAATTAATGGCTTATATTGAGGGCGATGCCGACCACGGGTTTACAATTACCATTGACGGGCCGACCAGCTTATTTAATCCTAGTACACGTTACGGGTTAGCGATCGCCAAAATGATTCCTGCCCTACTCCACGTTACTAAATGGAGCCTCGCAGCTACCTTAAAAAACCGCGACACCTACACCAACACCTGGAGAACCGGACGCTTCACCCTCAATTCTGAATGCGGTTTAGTCTCTCACTACTCCCCTGGTAAACCCTACGACAGCATGTTAGAAGCATCCTTCGCCGATAAATGGGATGCATTAAAATCCGACTGGTTTCTAGAGCGAGAAGTCGATTTAATTCCCATCCCCGGTAGCGTCATGATTCCCGACTTTCGCCTAGTCCATCCTGATGGTAGAAGTTATTTATTAGAAATAGTTGGTTATTGGCGTCCAGAATACTTACAAAAAAAGTTTTCTCAAGTGCGGCGTGCCGGATGTGATAACTTAATATTGGCAATTTCCGAGCGATTGAATTTAGAAAAAGCGGGAGTGAAATTAAACGATGTCCCCGCTAGAATTATTTGGTTTAAAGATAAATTATTACCGAAAGCTGTGTTAGCAGTTATGGATTAA
- a CDS encoding DUF262 domain-containing protein, translating to MSSNSHLILGETFISHNRLDISPVFLSDNEINDKYKKGEIRIVTEQARYPLDSIKTMLDSKKYIRNPEYQRRKRWDDTRKSRLIESFIMNVPIPPIFLYEIDYSIYEVMDGQQRLTAIYDFYKGKFKLEGLEYWQELNGRKYQDLPEQVKRGIDRRYLSSIVLLQETAKSQEEAEYLKQIVFERLNSGGEKLTPQETRNALHNGKFNRLCIKLAENDSFRKMWNLPLESEGEEKLLESESYRRMEDVELVLRFFAYRHVDNLKSPVDKFLDEYLKQANDYSDETIKSLETLFQETINLIYSVLGDLAFIPPKEKRDRKTPLKTIYDPLMQVFANNISHKESLIKNKTLIKKNLYLAKELLYIKEENNRFLFDGRYNNKKDVEARINYFHNFLQSYI from the coding sequence ATGAGTTCAAATAGTCACTTGATTTTAGGTGAAACATTCATTTCTCACAATAGGTTGGATATTTCTCCAGTATTTCTTTCGGACAATGAAATTAATGACAAATACAAGAAAGGAGAGATAAGAATTGTAACGGAACAAGCTCGTTACCCACTTGATAGTATAAAAACTATGCTTGACAGTAAAAAATATATCCGAAATCCTGAATATCAGCGCAGAAAAAGATGGGACGATACTCGAAAATCACGTTTAATAGAATCATTCATAATGAATGTACCTATTCCACCTATATTTCTGTATGAAATAGATTATTCTATTTATGAAGTAATGGACGGACAGCAAAGACTAACGGCTATCTATGATTTTTATAAAGGAAAATTTAAGCTGGAAGGATTGGAATATTGGCAGGAACTTAATGGACGAAAATATCAAGATTTGCCTGAGCAGGTGAAAAGAGGTATAGATAGGCGCTATTTATCCTCTATTGTCTTATTACAAGAAACAGCTAAAAGCCAAGAAGAAGCTGAATATCTCAAACAGATAGTTTTTGAGAGACTGAATAGTGGAGGGGAGAAACTAACTCCACAAGAAACAAGAAATGCCTTGCATAATGGCAAGTTTAATCGGTTATGTATAAAACTTGCTGAAAATGACTCTTTTCGTAAAATGTGGAATCTACCTTTAGAAAGTGAAGGAGAAGAAAAATTACTTGAAAGCGAATCTTATCGTAGAATGGAAGATGTTGAATTAGTTTTACGATTCTTTGCTTATCGCCATGTAGATAATTTAAAATCCCCAGTGGACAAATTTTTAGATGAGTATTTAAAGCAAGCAAATGATTATTCAGATGAAACAATAAAAAGTCTTGAAACCCTTTTCCAAGAAACTATAAATTTAATTTACTCTGTACTAGGAGATTTAGCTTTTATACCACCAAAAGAAAAGCGTGACAGGAAAACGCCATTGAAAACTATTTATGATCCACTAATGCAGGTATTCGCAAATAATATTTCTCACAAAGAAAGTTTGATAAAAAATAAAACATTGATTAAAAAGAATTTATATTTAGCTAAAGAATTACTATACATCAAGGAAGAAAATAATAGATTCCTTTTTGATGGGAGATACAATAACAAAAAAGATGTAGAAGCACGCATCAATTATTTTCATAATTTTCTGCAAAGCTATATTTAA
- a CDS encoding MAE_28990/MAE_18760 family HEPN-like nuclease: protein MTLIEIMNAESLESFKKEINQIREYLKHIEYVNNVAGYTILETDNKQIQTLLNTLKNHYKAFGTEKKLFEYKASIISLYGLLEKYVEIWIKEYLNSLSSLIVEYSNMDEKIRDNHFELSLKLINTIISRESVKYQHLTKEEVLKKLNQCIVSPTSYQINTEAFVILSGNLKHNKIVDLFKYLNVDLNSGLAKNESLSNEIGLKTNEISRVEKDILYNKINDLVERRNQIAHGSEKLDDILSTSGLEPYIQFLEKYCQAIFETLVEEVIKQESIHTFQKIKKVINVFGNKVLAFEIDNYNIKVGDMLIIETREGKFYKKSILTIQLNNEPYEEITVLEKTNIAVSVEHKIKDNQTFYIEKR from the coding sequence TTGACTTTGATAGAAATTATGAATGCGGAATCTCTGGAGAGCTTTAAAAAAGAAATAAATCAAATCAGAGAATATTTAAAACATATTGAATATGTAAATAATGTTGCTGGTTATACTATTTTGGAAACGGATAATAAGCAAATTCAAACATTGCTAAATACGCTAAAGAATCACTATAAAGCTTTTGGAACCGAGAAAAAATTATTTGAATATAAAGCATCTATTATTTCACTTTATGGGCTGCTCGAAAAGTACGTTGAAATCTGGATTAAAGAGTATCTTAATTCACTGTCTAGCCTGATAGTTGAGTATAGCAATATGGACGAAAAAATTAGAGACAATCATTTTGAACTTTCTTTAAAACTCATAAATACTATTATAAGTAGGGAAAGTGTCAAATATCAACACCTTACAAAAGAGGAGGTGTTAAAGAAGCTAAATCAATGTATTGTCAGTCCTACAAGCTATCAAATAAATACCGAAGCATTTGTCATTTTATCGGGCAACTTAAAACATAATAAAATTGTAGATTTATTCAAATACTTAAATGTTGATTTGAACAGTGGATTAGCTAAAAATGAAAGTCTTAGCAATGAAATTGGCTTAAAAACAAATGAAATCTCCAGAGTAGAAAAAGACATTTTATATAATAAAATAAATGATTTAGTTGAAAGGAGAAATCAAATTGCTCACGGTTCAGAAAAATTGGATGATATCTTAAGTACATCTGGATTAGAGCCTTATATTCAATTTTTAGAAAAATATTGCCAAGCTATTTTTGAAACGTTAGTTGAAGAAGTTATCAAACAAGAATCAATACACACTTTTCAAAAAATAAAAAAAGTGATTAACGTCTTTGGCAATAAAGTATTGGCGTTTGAAATTGACAATTATAATATAAAAGTTGGAGATATGCTGATCATCGAAACGAGAGAAGGAAAATTTTACAAAAAGTCTATTTTGACAATTCAGTTAAACAACGAACCATATGAAGAAATTACAGTTTTAGAGAAAACGAATATTGCTGTAAGTGTTGAACACAAAATTAAAGATAATCAAACATTTTATATAGAAAAGCGGTAG
- a CDS encoding DEAD/DEAH box helicase family protein — protein sequence MPRTPTLTFNRGTLILHPPPRGKAWMDYATWDDRVEKFRFPAIRYRCLVEALQAEEIDFIDEAKEFYPIDLIPSLEMTPYPHQDEALAAWKLAGRQGVVVLPTAAGKTYLAQMAMQATPRTTLIVVPTLDLMHQWYAHLVAAFPDADVGLLGGGSKDRTAILVATYDSAAIHAETLGNQYALLIFDECHHLPTDFSRVIAEYAIAPYRLGLSATPERTDGKHADLNILIGREVYRKRAEDLAGKALAEHEIVQMKVKLSPQERERYNELIQLRNDFLKQSRISLGSIQGWQMFVQMSARSQTGRRAMLAHREAKEIALGTDGKLRILANLLTKHFPERILIFTADNTTVYRISQDLLIPSITHQTPVKERHEILTKFREGEYNTLIASHVLNEGVDVPAASIAIILSGTGSTREYIQRLGRVLRKGNTENKQAILYEVVAEDTSEEGTSARRRGEQKREAEKPNKPNLQVVQPIYEVKKEKSYKAAEQLEINYSTEKKDVTNRPIDAPPQRRRNHPEEVED from the coding sequence ATGCCTCGCACCCCCACACTCACCTTTAATCGTGGTACTCTGATTTTGCATCCACCACCACGCGGTAAAGCTTGGATGGACTACGCCACGTGGGATGATCGAGTGGAAAAGTTTCGTTTCCCAGCAATTAGATACCGCTGTTTAGTGGAAGCACTACAAGCTGAAGAAATTGATTTTATCGACGAAGCTAAGGAATTCTATCCGATAGATTTAATCCCCAGTTTAGAAATGACGCCTTACCCCCACCAAGATGAGGCATTAGCGGCTTGGAAACTGGCAGGAAGACAGGGGGTTGTGGTGCTGCCCACGGCGGCGGGAAAGACTTATTTAGCGCAAATGGCGATGCAAGCGACGCCCCGCACCACCCTAATTGTTGTCCCGACTTTAGATTTGATGCACCAGTGGTACGCACATTTAGTGGCTGCGTTTCCTGACGCTGATGTGGGATTGCTGGGCGGTGGTTCTAAGGATAGGACGGCTATTTTAGTGGCAACATATGATAGTGCAGCGATTCATGCCGAAACTTTGGGAAATCAATATGCATTGCTGATTTTTGACGAGTGTCACCATTTACCCACTGATTTTAGTCGCGTCATTGCCGAATATGCGATCGCTCCCTATCGTCTCGGACTCTCAGCCACACCAGAACGCACCGATGGTAAACACGCTGATTTAAATATCTTAATTGGTAGAGAAGTATATCGCAAACGCGCTGAAGATTTAGCGGGGAAGGCATTAGCTGAACATGAAATCGTGCAAATGAAGGTGAAGTTATCGCCACAAGAAAGGGAAAGATACAACGAATTAATTCAACTCCGCAACGATTTTTTAAAACAATCTCGCATTTCTTTAGGAAGCATTCAAGGTTGGCAAATGTTCGTGCAAATGAGTGCGCGATCGCAAACTGGACGCAGAGCCATGTTAGCTCACCGCGAAGCCAAGGAAATCGCTCTGGGGACTGATGGGAAATTGCGAATTCTGGCTAATTTATTAACCAAGCATTTTCCTGAAAGAATTTTAATTTTCACCGCCGATAACACCACCGTTTATCGCATTTCCCAAGATTTATTAATTCCCTCCATCACTCATCAAACACCAGTCAAAGAACGCCATGAAATATTAACTAAATTTCGAGAAGGTGAATATAACACTCTCATTGCTTCCCATGTTTTAAACGAAGGTGTTGATGTCCCGGCGGCTTCTATTGCTATTATTTTATCTGGGACTGGTTCCACAAGAGAATATATCCAGCGTTTAGGCAGAGTTTTAAGAAAGGGAAATACTGAAAACAAGCAAGCTATTTTATATGAAGTCGTCGCCGAAGATACAAGCGAAGAAGGAACTTCTGCACGGCGACGGGGAGAACAGAAACGCGAAGCAGAAAAACCAAATAAACCGAATTTGCAAGTTGTGCAGCCGATTTATGAAGTTAAAAAAGAAAAGAGTTATAAAGCTGCTGAACAATTAGAAATAAATTACTCAACCGAGAAGAAAGATGTTACCAACAGACCTATTGATGCACCGCCACAACGGAGAAGAAATCATCCCGAAGAGGTTGAAGATTGA
- a CDS encoding tetratricopeptide repeat protein: MSESLSLRDRYLALIDDIVQSTLKGQISSVEQVYQMLLKDLTPGTGEVFELALSDRLNIIQNQADGEADELKKAKATRSLRAIKTIQSQWQRWQEHNKATEAIVLAVREITTAAAPERLATLLRFTDPNQKYPFNVQQLQQLAKSLQQFAQADADLQQISIGVTRGLAAWQRLQDHLVSWMYEQNRDLGFGGVPGEKGPWATWAKQVSSQLPQGLFRTLAMEQSAIQFIEQQRSVTLGEWVELALILQYLQRGLVNWFDQQTYNIEAGSKLSISTFLTFAVIWSQLASGFQKIAAAYSDGCSQIMLQILRTFSQRPYFPLYGGIFASFTGSYLRNALDYLDEPLRQAEGTQEKARILTLLGYSQRAMGQYQRSIAFHQQAVEIARNAGDRPCEIANLNHLSRTYVQEQNYAEGINYSQRALILSRQAGDRLGETNALVNLGYSEVMQAQQLEQLEPETYEMAINYLQQGLKLSEKLGDIQGKALCLSSIGIAYQVMQQPENAIKNLEAGFNAAQMSGDLYLQGLNLTTLAEVNYSQANFTRAIYTGCLGMYLLNQIASREWRKSAGLLTILYNQMGETAFQNALQQHRPKLIAIIGVDGYDYIPKLLEEYR; the protein is encoded by the coding sequence GTGTCAGAATCTCTGTCATTGCGCGATCGCTATCTGGCTTTAATTGATGATATTGTGCAATCTACCCTCAAAGGGCAGATTAGCTCGGTTGAGCAAGTATATCAGATGTTGCTCAAGGACTTGACTCCTGGGACAGGGGAAGTGTTTGAGTTGGCTTTGAGCGATCGGTTAAACATCATTCAAAACCAAGCGGATGGCGAAGCCGATGAACTCAAGAAAGCGAAAGCCACTCGCAGCTTAAGAGCAATTAAGACGATTCAAAGTCAATGGCAACGTTGGCAAGAACATAATAAAGCAACAGAAGCGATCGTGCTTGCGGTCAGGGAAATCACCACAGCAGCTGCGCCTGAACGCCTAGCGACACTGTTACGCTTCACCGATCCTAATCAAAAGTATCCGTTTAATGTCCAACAGCTACAGCAGTTAGCAAAATCTCTGCAACAATTTGCTCAAGCTGATGCTGATTTACAACAAATTTCCATCGGGGTGACACGTGGTTTAGCTGCTTGGCAACGATTGCAAGACCATCTGGTAAGCTGGATGTATGAGCAAAATCGAGACTTGGGATTTGGTGGTGTACCCGGTGAAAAAGGCCCTTGGGCAACATGGGCAAAACAAGTAAGTAGCCAGTTACCCCAAGGTTTGTTCCGCACTCTCGCTATGGAACAATCAGCAATTCAATTTATCGAACAGCAACGCAGCGTCACCCTTGGTGAATGGGTGGAATTAGCACTGATTTTGCAGTATTTGCAACGAGGGTTAGTTAATTGGTTTGACCAGCAAACTTATAACATTGAAGCTGGATCAAAATTATCTATTTCCACCTTCTTGACTTTTGCAGTGATTTGGAGTCAGTTAGCCAGCGGTTTTCAAAAAATTGCTGCAGCTTACAGTGATGGTTGTTCGCAAATCATGCTGCAAATTCTGCGAACCTTTAGCCAGCGTCCATATTTTCCCTTATATGGCGGGATATTTGCTTCCTTTACCGGCAGTTATTTAAGAAATGCACTTGATTATCTAGATGAACCGCTGCGACAAGCGGAAGGTACTCAAGAAAAAGCGCGGATTTTGACACTTTTAGGTTACTCACAGCGAGCGATGGGACAATATCAGCGCTCAATCGCTTTTCATCAACAAGCAGTAGAAATCGCCAGAAACGCAGGCGATCGCCCTTGTGAAATTGCTAATCTCAACCACCTCAGCCGCACCTACGTTCAAGAGCAAAATTACGCCGAGGGGATTAATTATAGCCAACGCGCCCTGATTCTCAGTCGCCAAGCAGGCGATCGCCTCGGCGAAACCAATGCACTAGTAAATCTCGGCTATAGCGAAGTTATGCAAGCGCAACAGCTAGAACAACTAGAACCAGAAACCTATGAAATGGCGATTAATTATCTACAACAAGGTTTAAAATTATCAGAAAAATTAGGCGATATTCAAGGTAAAGCTTTGTGTTTAAGTAGCATTGGCATTGCTTATCAAGTCATGCAACAACCAGAGAATGCTATTAAAAATTTAGAAGCAGGCTTTAATGCTGCTCAAATGTCAGGTGACTTGTATTTACAAGGATTAAATTTAACAACTTTAGCTGAAGTAAATTATAGCCAAGCAAACTTCACCAGAGCCATTTACACAGGTTGTTTAGGCATGTATTTGTTAAACCAAATTGCTTCTCGTGAATGGCGAAAATCAGCCGGGTTACTGACAATTCTCTACAATCAAATGGGTGAAACAGCATTCCAAAATGCACTGCAACAGCATCGCCCGAAATTGATTGCCATCATCGGCGTAGATGGTTACGATTACATTCCTAAATTGTTAGAAGAATATCGATAG